The proteins below are encoded in one region of Ostrea edulis chromosome 3, xbOstEdul1.1, whole genome shotgun sequence:
- the LOC130052709 gene encoding uncharacterized protein LOC130052709, translating into MDAQAVQRQINETVRIANNEMLSSFSDLIDSKLSEMQNSITENQKAIAVRQEARIEQAIYDGYKFKKRGNEEQHKHNTKVLSKIQEASENIKEHRTEEAQLRIAEGVDIIRHRQTLIKLADSSETGWRAVDEYVKNPIASDSDDEKKIIKAQFRADRKIKDVKKRRRELREVKSPYKKPLLSSQTTPNESTWKPGHCYRCNKRGHWRKDCTEKLDDKISAFVYQENHLNTLANNSENYDNAMKNQSSNICISPVGRLKENIGQWRSIGANRYILDTIEYGYKMPLFTTPKPVELCNNRSALENAEFVDQEIKKLLRKNCIEVCSSKPRVVNPLTVAGNKIKERLVLDARHVNPHLFKYKHKYENVYVSKSLFQAGDHIFSFDLKSAYHHIMMHELDKEYLGFKWRSKYYVFKVLPFGLSTAGYIFSKVIREVLKFWRSKGYKIVIYLDDGMGGASTLHKAELMSLEIQKDLENLRFLIAVDKSHWETVQELIWLGYVWSTVNNKISVAMPRAKKLKVSIENVLEGYNSGFVWFEVRNIAAVVGQIISMQIVLGDEVRLRTRYLYACILNRSSWNSKIMLSTEAVSELRFWETSVEEMNNNGTPLSQLTESDVNKVVVYCDASDTGFGGHLTLCSEGGHTDLEWYGVWNEWESKQSSTWRELETVNRILSKSVDKVEGMSVEINSDNQNVAHILRVGSKKKKLQDIAMSVHSMCKDKAIQIEGKWIPREENCKADSLSRITDCDDWSVKQCVFDYFDIIWGSHTCDRFANFYNSECKNFNSKYWCEGSGAVDAFSQVWTYDVNWIVPPPKLIPEVVRKIENDKCSCTLVIPEWKSAPYWPMLVDMEGNFKFYIKNFSRIQSVHALCRGIGLQNSIKKTAEKHGVEPGSYLADMCPFLSKWILCSKSENTITSYFNAFKRWEVFITTQGHSALPASPIHVALYLTHLLQSGASQHPVNNAVYAIKWAHDCAGLTDPTKNSFVKSVQEAARRKASHSIQKKEPITKDVLIALCDTFIDESDLLIVRNITMILFCFAGFLRFDEVSSLTFNDVIVRDDYLVLFIKKSKTDQYRQGSEVLIAKGSTSACPVNMYLRYLDLLGSIDDKQCFLFRPIFRSKDVCKLIYKNKKLSYTAARSNILSLLKTVVGEHVNIGIHSLRAGGATVAANSNVDERCLKRHGRWKSDTAKDGYIVDSLGKRLLVSKSLEL; encoded by the coding sequence ATGGACGCCCAAGCAGTTCAACGGCAGATTAATGAAACTGTTCGGATTGCCAATAACGAAATGCTTAGCAGTTTTTCGGACCTTATAGATAGCAAACTTTCAGAGATGCAGAATTCCATTACCGAGAACCAAAAAGCAATTGCAGTTAGACAAGAGGCTAGAATCGAACAAGCAATTTACGACGGGTACAAATTCAAAAAACGCGGCAACGAGGAGCAGCACAAGCATAATACCAAAGTCCTATCTAAAATACAGGAGGCCAGTGAAAACATCAAGGAACACAGAACAGAAGAGGCTCAGCTTAGAATTGCAGAAGGTGTTGATATCATAAGACACAGACAAACACTGATAAAACTTGCAGATTCTTCAGAAACGGGGTGGAGGGCTGTTGACGAGTATGTTAAGAACCCCATCGCATCAGATTCTGACGACGAGAAGAAAATCATCAAGGCGCAGTTTAGGGCtgacagaaaaataaaagacgTAAAAAAGCGACGCAGGGAACTGAGGGAAGTCAAGAGTCCCTACAAGAAGCCATTGTTGTCGTCTCAGACAACGCCCAATGAATCTACCTGGAAGCCCGGCCACTGTTATCGTTGTAACAAAAGGGGTCATTGGAGAAAGGATTGTACAGAGAAATTAGATGATAAGATAAGTGCATTTGTTTATCAAGAAAATCATTTGAATACACTCGCAAATAATAGTGAGAATTATGATAATGCAATGAAAAATCAGTCCagtaatatatgtatttcacCTGTTGGTCGtttaaaggaaaatataggtCAATGGCGTTCGATTGGTGCAAACAGGTATATTTTAGACACTATTGAATATGGTTACAAAATGCCTTTGTTTACCACACCAAAACCGGTTGAACTATGTAACAATAGATCTGCGTTAGAGAACGCTGAGTTTGTAGATCAAGAGATTAAAAAACTGCTCAGAAAGAATTGTATTGAGGTGTGTTCAAGTAAACCGAGGGTTGTAAATCCATTGACGGTAGCGggaaacaaaataaaagaaaggtTAGTATTGGACGCTAGGCACGTGAATCCTcatttgtttaaatataagCACAAGTATGAAAATGTCTATGTTTCAAAAAGCTTATTTCAAGCAGGTGatcatattttttcatttgatttaaagAGTGCATATCATCACATTATGATGCATGAACTAGACAAGGAATATCTGGGCTTTAAATGGAGAAGTAAGTATTATGTGTTTAAAGTGTTGCCGTTTGGGCTCAGTACAGCAGGTTACATATTTTCTAAGGTTATCAGAGAAGTGTTGAAATTTTGGAGATCCAAAGGTTATAAAATTGTCATCTATTTAGATGATGGAATGGGTGGAGCTTCAACTTTGCATAAAGCAGAGTTGATGAGTTTAGAAATTCAGAAAGATTTGGAGAACCTCAGGTTTCTAATTGCAGTAGATAAAAGTCATTGGGAGACAGTGCAGGAACTGATATGGTTAGGGTATGTTTGGAGTACAGTAAACAACAAAATATCGGTTGCTATGCCTAGGGCGAAAAAGCTTAAAGTTTCTATAGAAAATGTTCTGGAAGGCTACAATTCTGGATTTGTTTGGTTTGAGGTAAGAAATATCGCAGCAGTGGTTGGACAAATAATCTCAATGCAGATAGTACTGGGTGATGAGGTCAGACTTAGGACAAGGtatttatatgcatgtattttgaatCGTTCCAGTTggaattcaaaaataatgttgTCGACAGAGGCAGTAAGTGAACTTAGATTCTGGGAAACATCAGTGGAAGAAATGAATAACAATGGTACCCCATTAAGTCAGTTGACAGAGTCTGATGTAAACAAAGTGGTAGTCTATTGTGATGCCTCAGACACCGGGTTTGGCGGTCATTTGACATTATGCTCAGAGGGTGGGCATACTGATTTAGAGTGGTATGGAGTGTGGAATGAATGGGAAAGTAAGCAAAGCTCTACTTGGAGAGAGCTTGAGACAGTTAATAGAATATTATCAAAGTCAGTTGACAAAGTTGAAGGCATGTCAGTTGAGATCAATTCTGATAATCAAAATGTGGCGCATATATTGAGAGTGGGaagtaaaaagaaaaagttACAAGATATTGCAATGTCGGTGCATAGTATGTGCAAAGACAAGGCCATTCAAATAGAAGGTAAATGGATACCCAGAGAAGAAAATTGTAAGGCAGATTCTTTAAGTAGAATTACAGATTGTGATGACTGGTCAGTTAAACAATGtgtatttgattattttgatattatatgGGGATCACACACGTGCGATAGATTCGCCAACTTTTATAACAGTGAGTGCAAGAATTTTAATTCCAAATATTGGTGTGAGGGGTCAGGCGCTGTAGATGCGTTTTCGCAAGTGTGGACATATGATGTCAACTGGATTGTACCACCGCCAAAGTTAATTCCGGAGGTAGTAAGGAAAATTGAGAATGATAAATGCAGTTGCACGTTGGTTATACCGGAATGGAAGTCCGCTCCCTATTGGCCAATGTTGGTCGATATGGAgggaaatttcaaattttacattaagAATTTTTCGAGAATACAAAGTGTGCATGCTCTCTGCAGAGGAATAGGTCTGCAGAACAGCATTAAAAAGACTGCAGAAAAGCATGGCGTTGAACCTGGAAGTTATTTGGCAGATATGTGTCCATTCTTGAGCAAATGGATTTTGTGCAGCAAAAGTGAAAACACTATCACATCTTACTTCAATGCTTTTAAAAGATGGGAGGTTTTCATCACAACACAAGGACACAGTGCGTTACCGGCAAGTCCGATCCACGTAGCATTATATTTGACGCATTTATTACAGTCGGGGGCATCTCAACATCCCGTGAACAATGCGGTATACGCTATTAAGTGGGCTCATGATTGTGCGGGTTTAACTGATCCAACGAAAAATTCATTTGTTAAGTCTGTACAAGAAGCTGCAAGACGAAAAGCCAGTCATAGTATCCAGAAAAAAGAACCTATCACCAAGGATGTGTTAATTGCACTTTGTGATACATTTATTGATGAAAGTGATTTGTTAATTGTAAGAAATATTacaatgattttgttttgttttgccGGTTTCCTTAGGTTCGATGAGGTTAGCTCATTAACATTTAATGATGTGATTGTACGTGATGATTACTTAGTGTTGTTTATTAAGAAATCCAAAACAGATCAGTACAGACAAGGGAGCGAAGTTCTTATCGCTAAAGGTTCAACGTCTGCATGTCCAGTCAATATGTATTTGAGATATTTAGATCTTCTGGGTTCAATTGATGACAAGCAATGTTTCTTATTTAGACCAATTTTTAGGTCTAAAGATGtttgtaaattaatttataaGAACAAAAAGCTTAGTTATACTGCGGCTAGAAGCAATATTTTGTCTTTGTTAAAGACTGTCGTTGGTGAACACGTTAATATAGGTATTCATTCTTTAAGGGCAGGTGGGGCGACTGTGGCAGCGAACTCGAACGTTGATGAAAGATGTTTGAAAAGGCACGGTAGATGGAAAAGTGACACTGCCAAAGATGGATATATAGTGGATTCTTTGGGGAAACGCCTTTTGGTGTCAAAATCACTGGAGTTATAG
- the LOC130052710 gene encoding heavy metal-binding protein HIP-like: MYRVFLLSLFVAVQFTAALSDTPHQIVTKYKNYHTICNGLGYKEKSCANNGVVAFQALLQNDISDLGTYQTVKFDTVKLNEGSGYDVKTGKFTAPEDGVYSFSWNVLVYSGKEFHTEIVKNGNVVAKNYADGRILKSGYHLTSSSTVNIKMKKREQVWIRSHNKHGRYIHGSSWSYFSGFKL; the protein is encoded by the exons ATGTACAG GGTTTTTTTGTTATCCCTGTTTGTCGCCGTGCAGTTCACTGCTGCACTATCCGACACACCACATCAGATCGTGACCAAATACAAAAACTATCACACAATATGCAATGGACTGGGATACAAAGAAAAATCTTGTGCAAACAATG GTGTTGTTGCATTCCAAGCCCTGCTTCAAAATGACATATCGGACCTTGGAACTTATCAGACGGTTAAATTTGACACAGTGAAGCTAAATGAAGGATCAGGATATGACGTCAAAACAGGAAAATTTACTGCTCCGGAAGATGGAGTGTACTCCTTTAGCTGGAATGTTCTGGTTTACTCGGGAAAAGAGTTTCATACAGAGATTGTAAAGAATGGTAATGTCGTTGCAAAGAATTACGCTGATGGTAGAATACTGAAGAGTGGCTATCACCTGACGAGCTCGTCCACGGTCAACATCAAAATGAAGAAAAGAGAACAGGTGTGGATCAGATCACACAACAAGCACGGACGATACATACATGGCAGTTCGTGGTCATATTTTTCTGGCTTTAAACTGTAG